From the Desulfovibrio sp. Fe33 genome, one window contains:
- a CDS encoding threonine aldolase family protein: MTDLKSFASDNNAGAHPAVMEAVVRANTGFRKSYGDDELSIHTDEVFKEFFGSQARIHYVTTGTAANVLGLRSVTHTYNSVLCAAQAHINNDECGAPEAFGGIKLVPIPSKDGKLTPGMVAPYLGHIGFVHASQPKVISITQPTELGKLYTLKEIEDLVEFAHDRDLLVHMDGARLANACAALDCSFFDMTTALDVDFISFGGTKNGCLMGEAVLFLNPDIGEGFPYLRKQAMQLVSKMRFVSAQLEAYLADDLWLKNATHANAMAKRLADKAGAIEGVDIKGTVDCNSLFAHIPPRATEILLEKYYFYVWDEHDHTVRWMTSWATTEEMVDEFVADLRKAVEAAK, encoded by the coding sequence ATGACTGATCTGAAATCCTTTGCCAGCGACAACAACGCGGGCGCCCACCCGGCCGTAATGGAGGCCGTTGTCCGGGCCAACACCGGATTCCGCAAATCCTACGGCGACGACGAACTGTCCATCCACACCGACGAGGTGTTCAAGGAATTCTTCGGCTCCCAGGCGCGCATCCACTACGTGACCACCGGCACAGCGGCCAACGTGCTCGGCCTGCGCTCCGTCACTCATACCTACAACTCCGTGCTCTGTGCCGCCCAGGCCCACATCAACAACGACGAATGCGGAGCGCCCGAGGCGTTCGGCGGCATCAAGCTGGTGCCCATTCCGTCCAAGGACGGCAAGCTCACGCCGGGTATGGTCGCCCCCTATCTCGGCCACATCGGCTTCGTCCACGCATCGCAGCCCAAGGTCATTTCCATCACCCAGCCCACGGAACTCGGCAAGCTCTACACCTTGAAGGAGATCGAGGACCTGGTGGAGTTCGCCCATGACCGCGACCTGCTCGTGCACATGGACGGGGCGCGCCTTGCCAACGCCTGCGCCGCGCTCGACTGCTCCTTCTTCGACATGACCACCGCGCTCGACGTGGACTTCATTTCCTTCGGCGGCACCAAGAACGGCTGCCTCATGGGCGAGGCCGTGCTGTTCCTCAACCCGGACATAGGCGAAGGGTTCCCCTACCTGCGCAAACAGGCCATGCAGCTGGTCTCCAAGATGCGTTTCGTCTCGGCCCAGCTCGAAGCCTACCTGGCCGACGACCTGTGGCTCAAGAACGCCACGCACGCCAACGCCATGGCCAAACGGCTGGCCGACAAGGCGGGAGCCATCGAAGGCGTGGACATCAAGGGAACCGTGGACTGCAACTCCCTGTTCGCGCACATCCCGCCACGGGCCACGGAAATCCTGCTGGAAAAGTATTACTTCTATGTCTGGGACGAGCACGACCACACCGTTCGCTGGATGACCTCCTGGGCCACCACCGAGGAAATGGTCGACGAATTCGTGGCAGACCTGCGCAAAGCCGTGGAGGCCGCCAAGTGA
- a CDS encoding TIGR00730 family Rossman fold protein: protein MTRELKRICVYLGSNPGNNPAYVAAAVALGRELAARHIGLVYGGSSTGLMGRLADTCLAEGGEVIGVIPKRLVEKEIAHKGLSESHVVNSMHERKQLMADFSDAFIALPGGIGTLEEFFEVLTWNQLGYHAKPCGLLDVSGYYACLTDHLNRMVDEGFLMADHRRMVLTSPDPGELIDRFANYVPPQVDKWIEIKKGL from the coding sequence GTGACCAGGGAGCTGAAACGAATCTGCGTCTACCTGGGGTCCAACCCCGGCAACAACCCGGCATATGTGGCCGCCGCCGTGGCCCTCGGCCGCGAACTGGCCGCCCGCCACATCGGACTGGTCTACGGGGGGTCCTCCACCGGTCTCATGGGCCGGTTGGCCGACACCTGCCTGGCCGAGGGCGGGGAGGTCATCGGCGTCATCCCCAAGCGTCTGGTGGAAAAGGAAATCGCCCATAAGGGGCTGTCCGAGTCCCATGTGGTCAATTCCATGCACGAGCGCAAACAGCTCATGGCCGACTTCTCCGACGCCTTCATCGCCCTGCCCGGCGGCATCGGCACCCTTGAGGAGTTCTTCGAGGTCCTGACCTGGAACCAGCTCGGCTACCACGCCAAGCCGTGCGGCCTGCTCGACGTGTCCGGGTACTACGCCTGCCTGACCGACCATCTCAACCGCATGGTCGACGAAGGGTTCCTCATGGCCGACCACCGCCGCATGGTCCTTACCAGCCCGGACCCGGGCGAGCTTATCGATCGCTTTGCGAATTACGTCCCGCCGCAGGTGGATAAATGGATTGAGATAAAGAAGGGGTTGTAG
- a CDS encoding AAA family ATPase, with protein sequence MIFSKIKAIQFQGFRGLGANTCTVQFDGNNVLIVGGNGKGKSSIADGIELFFQGAVSHLEDASSLPNVYATNDPKISIWPRSGDPSVVDIPKGGAPIWTPPGQGGFAGYPSVESFILRRNRLLAFIQARPGDRFKAFMALLGMDNLERQKEAFNEAHNEAKLELDRVQQLLQGKLEQCSLPDGDVPKSLIQGIQAASVLAVRIDLPAINSVDDIPTAIELLSPKIGGADQVLLDKVCLGLASLSPTFPPNYEEELILLEEAYSDVEQALKNSVDGEKWAIINEGISFFEKHPNENLCPLCGNGVSPVELLDDLRQREESLANLRSAQSRKRMMLARFTDALAKARDNYLEVLESCAEHFSSDGEKELWSATYAWLKHIVLEGVEQFIGDNNEAFTQFADGCQLNRSIAEKLQEKLQNEKDILEKRLDRDIVGLHVSLTMLNKHAKAIESLEEEVAAAIRFASLADRIKKTYNKAYSKSLADSLQRFKGRVLKIYNFLHEGCGEAPECKDIFITPQQGRAWLLRLGVDFLGVVDANPELFLSEGHLDSLGLAVYLAAVQEFNPKGTLLVLDDVVSSIDRDHQDRIAELLVHQFQDYQLLVTTHDERWGKILLNKADALGLKKSWKATKYGSWTPETGPTLTTLNGNWDHIQTALTEERYLTLGSLLRIVTESFMKRMIVRFQMYLPYKVDNRYTIKDLLDFSKPSESNAYYRAAKKACAENGLNNPTKLKQVLAGALMSSQNGHPALEKARAEQLVMRVFGVDNLINELSHDSPNLFDVGFGAVRDFALSLKEAEEHCLACGYCSGEPSL encoded by the coding sequence ATGATCTTCTCCAAAATCAAGGCCATCCAATTCCAAGGGTTCCGCGGACTCGGAGCTAACACTTGTACCGTTCAATTTGACGGGAACAATGTCCTCATCGTCGGCGGCAATGGAAAGGGGAAATCATCCATAGCCGACGGCATTGAGCTTTTTTTCCAAGGAGCTGTTTCTCATTTAGAAGACGCATCCTCTTTACCAAACGTATATGCGACTAACGACCCCAAAATTTCTATTTGGCCACGCTCAGGAGACCCATCTGTTGTAGACATCCCCAAGGGGGGGGCACCGATTTGGACACCACCAGGGCAAGGAGGCTTTGCTGGCTATCCCTCTGTTGAGAGTTTTATTCTCAGGCGGAATCGTTTGCTCGCTTTCATTCAAGCTCGTCCGGGCGATAGATTTAAAGCGTTTATGGCACTGTTGGGCATGGATAATTTAGAACGCCAGAAAGAGGCGTTCAATGAGGCTCACAATGAAGCCAAACTCGAATTAGATAGAGTTCAGCAGCTATTGCAAGGGAAGTTGGAGCAATGCTCCCTGCCTGATGGCGATGTGCCAAAATCACTCATACAAGGCATTCAAGCGGCATCTGTATTAGCTGTAAGAATAGACCTGCCTGCAATCAACTCAGTCGATGACATTCCGACGGCAATAGAACTTCTCTCCCCAAAAATTGGAGGAGCCGACCAGGTTCTTTTGGATAAAGTCTGTTTAGGACTTGCAAGCCTCAGCCCAACCTTCCCTCCGAACTACGAAGAAGAATTAATTCTATTGGAAGAGGCATACTCGGATGTAGAACAGGCTCTTAAAAATTCGGTAGATGGAGAAAAATGGGCAATTATTAACGAAGGAATAAGCTTTTTTGAGAAACACCCAAATGAAAATCTCTGCCCGTTATGTGGTAACGGGGTTTCTCCGGTTGAATTGCTTGATGATTTACGTCAACGGGAAGAAAGTCTTGCCAACCTCAGGTCAGCGCAAAGTCGAAAAAGGATGATGCTGGCTAGATTCACCGATGCGCTCGCGAAAGCAAGAGACAACTACCTCGAAGTCCTCGAAAGCTGTGCTGAACACTTCAGTTCTGACGGAGAAAAAGAACTATGGAGTGCAACATACGCTTGGCTAAAGCACATTGTTCTGGAAGGCGTTGAACAATTCATCGGAGATAACAATGAAGCATTCACCCAGTTTGCAGATGGGTGCCAGCTTAACAGGAGCATCGCCGAAAAACTTCAAGAGAAATTACAGAATGAAAAGGATATCTTAGAGAAGAGATTAGACAGAGATATTGTTGGGCTACATGTGTCTCTCACAATGCTTAATAAGCATGCAAAAGCTATCGAGTCCCTTGAAGAGGAAGTTGCTGCAGCGATAAGATTTGCGAGCTTGGCCGACAGAATCAAAAAGACCTATAATAAAGCCTACTCAAAATCATTAGCAGACAGCCTACAGCGGTTTAAGGGTAGGGTTTTAAAAATATATAATTTTCTGCACGAAGGTTGTGGGGAAGCTCCAGAGTGTAAAGACATATTCATCACTCCCCAACAGGGGAGGGCATGGCTCCTTAGACTAGGAGTTGACTTTCTTGGTGTCGTTGACGCCAACCCCGAACTTTTCTTAAGCGAGGGCCATTTGGATTCCCTTGGACTGGCTGTCTATCTTGCCGCTGTCCAAGAATTCAATCCCAAAGGGACGCTTCTGGTCCTAGACGATGTCGTCTCCAGCATTGACCGTGATCATCAAGACAGGATTGCGGAGTTGCTTGTGCATCAGTTCCAAGACTATCAACTATTGGTGACTACCCACGATGAACGATGGGGAAAGATTCTACTCAACAAAGCCGATGCGCTCGGCCTGAAGAAGTCCTGGAAAGCAACTAAGTATGGTTCGTGGACTCCTGAGACTGGCCCAACACTTACAACACTCAATGGGAATTGGGATCACATTCAGACTGCATTGACAGAGGAAAGATATCTTACTCTTGGAAGTCTTTTACGAATAGTCACTGAATCCTTTATGAAAAGGATGATCGTCCGATTCCAGATGTATCTCCCTTATAAGGTCGACAATCGATACACCATTAAAGATTTGCTCGATTTTTCAAAGCCATCTGAAAGCAACGCCTATTACAGAGCTGCCAAGAAAGCCTGCGCAGAGAATGGTCTGAACAACCCGACTAAACTTAAACAAGTGTTGGCAGGAGCGTTGATGTCTTCACAAAATGGACATCCAGCCTTGGAAAAGGCACGGGCAGAGCAATTGGTCATGAGAGTTTTTGGAGTCGACAACCTAATCAATGAGTTAAGCCACGACTCTCCAAATCTCTTTGACGTAGGTTTTGGTGCAGTTCGAGATTTCGCTTTGAGCCTAAAAGAAGCTGAGGAGCACTGTTTGGCTTGCGGCTACTGCTCTGGAGAACCGAGTCTGTAA
- a CDS encoding LOG family protein, translating into MFNKTLILCIVLQWANEGHVLLEHLTWNQLGYHAKPCGLLDVSGYYACLTDHLNRMVDEGFLMADHRRMVLTSPDPGELIDRFANYVPPQVDKWIELKKGL; encoded by the coding sequence ATGTTCAATAAGACGCTGATATTATGTATAGTTTTGCAGTGGGCGAACGAAGGCCATGTGCTCCTTGAGCATTTGACCTGGAACCAGCTCGGCTACCACGCCAAGCCGTGCGGCCTGCTCGACGTGTCCGGGTACTACGCCTGCCTGACCGACCATCTCAACCGCATGGTCGACGAAGGGTTCCTCATGGCCGACCACCGCCGCATGGTCCTTACCAGCCCGGACCCGGGCGAACTTATCGATCGCTTTGCGAATTACGTCCCGCCACAGGTGGATAAATGGATTGAACTGAAAAAGGGCCTCTAG
- a CDS encoding glucan biosynthesis protein, translated as MAISSTTTPAPRRIRSLAVLLFVAAGLLLPVFSGCAFADSPPAASFDYAALKGMARALAQQPYADHDGEVPEAVGNMTWDQYQAIRFNKDHALWRDRDSKFQATLFHLGLYFKRPVAIYELNGGKVKMVGYDAGLFDYGKSGIDPDKLPKDMGFAGFRMQFSPDWERDVVAFLGASYFRAVGKEMQYGLSARGLAVDTALPRPEEFPTFTAFWLQRPEPGSHTATVYALLDSPSITGAYRFDITPGDTLSMRVDTALYPRTAVERLGIAPLTSMFMVGENDRRTGYDWRPEIHDSDGLAMHTGTGEWIWRPLNNPRNLRFNAYMDENPKGFGLLQRDQDFDHYQDDGVYYDKRPGLWVVPRGGWGKGTVQLVEIPALDETFDNIVAFWNPEKPVEPGQELLFSYDLLWGTALPGPEELAHVADTFTGLGGEVGKRRTHYSKRFVVDFSGGPLTGLAKGEKVTAAIETSAGEIELTSVLPLHSANGYRVRFDLVPPDESERPINLRLVLKSGGRALSETWTYQWSPPPADQRQLHNPGHLQ; from the coding sequence ATGGCCATTTCATCTACCACGACGCCCGCCCCGCGCCGCATTCGGTCCCTGGCCGTTTTGCTGTTCGTCGCAGCGGGCCTGCTGCTGCCCGTCTTTTCGGGCTGCGCCTTTGCCGATTCGCCTCCCGCCGCTTCCTTCGACTACGCCGCGCTCAAGGGCATGGCCCGCGCCCTGGCCCAGCAGCCGTACGCCGACCATGACGGCGAGGTTCCCGAGGCTGTCGGGAACATGACCTGGGATCAATACCAGGCCATCCGCTTCAACAAGGATCATGCCCTGTGGCGCGACCGGGATTCGAAATTCCAGGCCACGCTTTTTCACCTCGGCCTGTATTTCAAGCGGCCTGTGGCCATCTATGAATTGAACGGCGGCAAGGTGAAAATGGTCGGCTACGATGCCGGGCTGTTCGACTACGGCAAGTCCGGCATCGACCCGGACAAGCTGCCCAAGGACATGGGGTTCGCGGGCTTCCGTATGCAATTCAGTCCCGATTGGGAGCGCGATGTTGTCGCGTTTCTCGGGGCGAGCTATTTCCGCGCCGTGGGTAAGGAAATGCAGTACGGCCTGTCCGCGCGCGGTCTGGCGGTGGACACCGCCTTGCCCAGGCCCGAGGAGTTTCCGACCTTCACCGCCTTTTGGCTCCAGCGCCCGGAGCCGGGCAGCCATACCGCCACGGTCTATGCGCTGCTCGATTCACCCAGCATCACCGGGGCCTACCGCTTCGACATAACCCCCGGCGACACGCTGTCCATGCGCGTGGACACGGCGCTCTATCCGCGCACTGCGGTTGAACGTCTCGGCATCGCTCCGTTGACCAGCATGTTCATGGTCGGAGAGAACGACAGGCGCACCGGCTACGACTGGCGGCCCGAGATTCACGATTCGGACGGGTTGGCCATGCACACCGGGACGGGGGAATGGATCTGGCGGCCTCTGAACAATCCGCGCAACCTCCGCTTCAACGCATACATGGACGAGAATCCCAAGGGCTTCGGCCTGCTCCAGCGCGACCAGGATTTCGATCATTATCAGGACGACGGCGTATACTACGACAAGCGGCCCGGCCTGTGGGTCGTCCCGCGAGGCGGCTGGGGCAAAGGGACGGTGCAGTTGGTGGAGATTCCTGCCCTGGACGAGACTTTCGACAATATCGTGGCCTTCTGGAATCCGGAAAAACCAGTGGAGCCGGGCCAGGAATTGCTCTTCAGCTATGATCTGCTCTGGGGTACGGCTTTGCCCGGCCCCGAAGAACTGGCCCATGTCGCGGACACGTTCACCGGACTCGGCGGCGAAGTGGGCAAACGGCGCACGCACTACAGCAAGCGATTCGTGGTGGATTTTTCCGGCGGTCCGCTTACCGGGTTGGCCAAAGGCGAAAAGGTCACCGCCGCCATCGAGACTTCGGCCGGTGAGATCGAGCTGACCTCGGTCCTGCCGCTGCATTCCGCCAACGGATACCGTGTCCGTTTCGATCTCGTCCCGCCTGACGAGAGCGAGCGCCCGATCAATCTGCGGCTGGTCCTCAAATCCGGCGGGCGGGCCTTGTCCGAGACCTGGACCTACCAATGGAGCCCGCCTCCGGCGGACCAGCGCCAACTCCACAACCCCGGGCACTTGCAATAA